One part of the Corallococcus caeni genome encodes these proteins:
- a CDS encoding class I SAM-dependent rRNA methyltransferase translates to MPSLPTARVSLKGAKTLRRGTPWVYRTELTEAPSTDTPGAVVAVVDPQGNPIGQALYARRSPLALRLLTRKGPNEEKVDDAFFIRRVEAALARRAVLPGRDGLRLVHGEADLLPGFFVDRYGQGLTVQTLSEGMDARKEMLARALVERTGASHVVCRDDASGRDFESLPREVRLLHGEGSARFTYHEGDNRFDVDLLGDMKTGAFLDQVDNHLRAGELGRGEALDCFSYHGGFALALAKHCTSVLAVEQDAKAASRIQSNAEANGRANVKVENGNAFDVLRRFDQEGRRFDTIVLDPPGLAKRREGLATALRAYHELNLRALRCLKPDGLLVTCSCSGKLDRQGFESMVLDAAADAKRPVQILERRGAGLDHPVLAGLAETEYLKALYVRAL, encoded by the coding sequence ATGCCTTCTCTTCCCACCGCCCGGGTCAGCCTCAAGGGCGCCAAGACGCTGCGTCGCGGCACCCCCTGGGTGTACCGCACGGAGCTCACTGAAGCCCCTTCCACCGACACGCCGGGCGCGGTGGTGGCTGTGGTGGATCCGCAGGGCAACCCCATCGGCCAGGCGCTCTACGCCCGCCGCTCCCCGCTCGCGCTGCGGCTGCTCACGCGCAAGGGCCCCAACGAGGAGAAGGTGGACGACGCATTCTTCATCCGCCGCGTGGAGGCCGCGCTCGCCCGCCGCGCGGTGCTGCCGGGGCGCGACGGCCTGCGCCTGGTGCACGGGGAGGCGGACCTCCTGCCCGGCTTCTTCGTGGACCGCTACGGCCAGGGCCTCACCGTGCAGACGCTCTCCGAGGGCATGGACGCGCGCAAGGAGATGCTCGCGCGCGCGCTGGTGGAGAGGACGGGCGCAAGCCACGTGGTGTGCCGCGACGACGCCTCCGGCCGCGACTTCGAGAGCCTGCCCCGCGAGGTGCGCCTGCTGCACGGCGAGGGCAGCGCGCGCTTCACCTACCACGAGGGCGACAACCGCTTCGACGTGGACCTGCTGGGCGACATGAAGACGGGCGCGTTCCTGGACCAGGTGGACAACCACCTGCGCGCGGGCGAGCTGGGCCGGGGAGAGGCGCTGGACTGCTTCAGCTACCACGGCGGCTTCGCGCTCGCGCTCGCGAAGCACTGCACGTCGGTGCTCGCGGTGGAGCAGGACGCGAAGGCCGCTTCTCGCATCCAGTCCAACGCGGAGGCCAACGGCCGCGCCAACGTGAAGGTGGAGAACGGCAACGCGTTCGACGTGCTGCGCCGCTTCGACCAGGAGGGCCGCCGCTTCGACACCATCGTCCTGGATCCGCCGGGGCTGGCCAAGCGCCGCGAGGGCCTGGCCACCGCGCTGCGCGCCTACCACGAGCTCAACCTGCGCGCCCTGCGCTGCCTCAAGCCGGACGGCCTGCTGGTGACGTGCTCGTGCTCGGGGAAGCTGGACCGGCAGGGCTTCGAGTCCATGGTGCTGGACGCCGCCGCGGACGCGAAGCGCCCGGTGCAGATTCTGGAGCGGCGCGGCGCCGGCCTGGACCACCCGGTGCTCGCGGGCCTCGCGGAGACGGAGTACCTCAAGGCCCTCTACGTCCGCGCCCTCTAG
- a CDS encoding caib/baif family protein, with the protein MKDKGPRPQTTQELLEQEKAARQGVSSLGKREFMEQFQKLSKSYAVDPGNPGSYACEGCQRCANCMFCKDCDSCHQCTHCTRCELCTNCSHCVECKNCHACAYCVQSENCSSSAYVVMSKNLQDCNYCFGCVGLSKKDFHILNVGFSRTEYFKVVGRLRKELGIP; encoded by the coding sequence GTGAAGGACAAGGGGCCGCGGCCCCAGACGACCCAGGAGCTGCTGGAGCAGGAGAAGGCGGCGCGCCAGGGCGTGTCGTCCCTGGGCAAGCGCGAGTTCATGGAGCAGTTCCAGAAGCTCTCCAAGAGCTACGCGGTGGACCCGGGCAACCCCGGCTCCTACGCGTGCGAGGGCTGTCAGCGCTGCGCCAACTGCATGTTCTGCAAGGACTGCGACAGCTGCCACCAGTGCACGCACTGCACGCGGTGCGAGCTGTGCACCAACTGCTCGCACTGCGTGGAGTGCAAGAACTGCCACGCGTGCGCCTACTGCGTGCAGAGCGAGAACTGCTCCAGCAGCGCGTACGTGGTGATGAGCAAGAACCTGCAGGACTGCAACTACTGCTTCGGCTGCGTGGGGCTGTCCAAGAAGGACTTCCACATCCTCAACGTGGGCTTTTCCCGCACGGAGTACTTCAAGGTCGTGGGCCGGCTGCGCAAGGAGCTGGGCATCCCGTAG